In one window of Mercurialis annua linkage group LG4, ddMerAnnu1.2, whole genome shotgun sequence DNA:
- the LOC126677102 gene encoding subtilisin-like protease yields MSVRSSQIAENSFFVYPPNNMQKTTLFLLCLLILNFFNFCSSITNQDSNLLQTYIVLLEKSEEIEFTQSANLEDWYQTFLPDSTLNSDQPRLLHSYRHVVTGFAAKLTADEVKAMEKSENLVLARPERMIPLHTTHTPSFLGLQQNSGFWKYSNYGKGVIIGMVDSGITPDHPSFSGKGMPSPPAKWKGKCELNETSPCNNKLIGARNFATNSNDMLDQVRHGTHTASTAAGSPVQGASYFGQYRGTAIGVAPLAHLAMYKVSGRDKKAGESEILAAMDAAIEDGVDILSLSIGTGSHPFYDDVIALGAYAAIQKGIFVSCSAGNSGPDNSSLSNEAPWILTVGASTVDRAIRATVLLGNKVELDGESISQPNNFPSKLLPLVYGDGNGNIAATFCLTGSLKNVNVKGKIVLCDGGFSDGQEVKENGGAAMILMNNEIDGFEIDPDVYNIPTSLVSYSSGSAIKTYINSTSSPKATILFKGTVFGLPNAPQVAEFSSRGPSKASPGILKPDIIGPGVRVLAAWPVSKDNTTNRFATDSGTSMSCPHLSGIAALLKSAHPDWSPAAIKSAIMTTADLENLGGKPISDQQFVSATVFDMGSGHVNPSKANNPGLIYDIQPDDYIPYLCGLGYSEKHVRVIVQRRVTCSNVVSIPEAQLNYPSFSIKMGSIPQTYTRTVTNIGQPHSTYKLEIVEPEGVDVKVVPHLISFRGVKQNATYSVTFSKKGNAKEHFGQGYLKWVADGYSVGSPIAVLFE; encoded by the exons ATGAGTGTAAGAAGCTCACAAATAGCAGAGAACAGCTTCTTTGTCTATCCTCCAAACAATATGCAGAAAACAACACTGTTTTTATTGTGCCTCCTTATCCTCAATTTCTTCAATTTCTGCTCATCAATCACTAATCAAGACAGCAACTTATTACAGACTTATATTGTTCTCTTAGAGAAATCTGAAGAAATAGAGTTCACACAGTCTGCTAATTTAGAAGACTGGTATCAAACATTTTTACCAGACTCCACATTAAACTCGGACCAACCACGGTTGCTTCACTCTTATCGTCATGTGGTTACCGGCTTTGCTGCAAAACTTACGGCAGACGAAGTAAAAGCAATGGAGAAGAGCGAAAATTTGGTGCTAGCTCGCCCTGAAAGGATGATACCTCTGCATACGACTCATACGCCTAGCTTCTTGGGTCTGCAACAAAACTCTGGATTCTGGAAATATTCAAATTACGGCAAGGGAGTGATAATCGGAATGGTTGATAGCGGAATAACTCCTGACCATCCCTCATTTAGCG GTAAGGGCATGCCTAGTCCGCCGGCAAAATGGAAAGGAAAATGCGAGCTGAATGAGACATCACCCTGCAACAATAAGCTCATCGGTGCTAGAAATTTTGCTACTAATAGTAATGACATGTTGGACCAAGTCCGCCATGGGACGCACACGGCTAGCACAGCAGCAGGATCTCCGGTCCAAGGCGCCAGTTACTTCGGCCAATACAGAGGCACTGCGATTGGTGTGGCGCCATTAGCCCACTTGGCAATGTATAAAGTTTCCGGCAGGGATAAAAAAGCTGGCGAGAGTGAGATACTGGCTGCGATGGATGCTGCCATCGAAGACGGTGTTGATATTCTTTCGCTTTCAATCGGAACCGGCTCTCATCCTTTCTACGACGATGTGATTGCATTAGGTGCATATGCAGCTATCCAGAAGGGGATTTTTGTCAGCTGCTCTGCAGGAAACTCCGGGCCTGATAATAGCTCCTTGTCAAATGAAGCTCCATGGATTCTGACGGTAGGAGCCAGTACTGTTGACAGAGCTATTAGAGCAACGGTTTTACTAGGAAACAAAGTAGAGTTAGACGGTGAATCCATTTCGCAGCCAAACAACTTTCCGTCAAAGTTGCTGCCGCTTGTTTATGGAGACGGAAATGGAAATATAGCAGCCACATTCTGCTTGACAGGATCATTAAAAAATGTTAATGTCAAGGGCAAAATAGTTTTATGCGACGGCGGATTTTCCGACGGCCAAGAAGTGAAAGAAAATGGGGGCGCTGCCATGATTTTAATGAATAATGAAATTGATGGATTTGAAATAGATCCAGATGTTTATAATATTCCTACATCATTAGTAAGTTACAGTTCAGGATCCGcaattaaaacatatataaactcgACATCATCACCAAAGGCGACAATTTTGTTTAAAGGTACAGTATTTGGCTTGCCAAATGCTCCACAAGTTGCAGAGTTTTCGTCAAGAGGTCCTAGCAAAGCGAGCCCCGGAATCCTGAAACCTGACATAATCGGCCCCGGTGTCAGAGTATTAGCTGCTTGGCCAGTGTCAAAAGACAATACTACCAACAGGTTCGCTACAGATTCTGGCACCTCAATGTCTTGTCCGCATCTTAGTGGCATTGCTGCTCTGCTCAAAAGTGCCCATCCTGACTGGTCACCGGCTGCCATAAAATCCGCCATTATGACCACTGCTGATTTAGAAAACCTCGGAGGCAAGCCAATCTCCGATCAACAATTCGTTTCAGCTACTGTCTTCGACATGGGTTCCGGCCATGTGAATCCATCGAAAGCAAACAATCCAGGGCTTATTTACGATATCCAACCTGATGATTATATTCCTTACTTATGTGGTCTTGGCTATTCGGAAAAACACGTACGAGTTATTGTACAGCGCAGAGTGACGTGCTCAAATGTTGTCAGCATACCTGAAGCTCAACTGAATTACCCTTCTTTCTCTATCAAAATGGGTTCTATCCCACAGACATACACAAGAACTGTTACGAATATCGGCCAGCCACATTCAACTTACAAACTCGAGATTGTCGAGCCAGAAGGTGTGGATGTTAAGGTTGTCCCTCATTTGATTAGTTTTAGAGGAGTAAAACAGAATGCTACATACTCGGTTACGTTTAGCAAGAAAGGAAATGCTAAGGAACATTTTGGTCAGGGATACCTGAAATGGGTGGCTGATGGATATAGTGTTGGAAGTCCAATTgctgttttatttgaataa